A single Vibrio sp. YMD68 DNA region contains:
- a CDS encoding serine/threonine-protein kinase gives MSSTENTTSLFYDYLDVNDKDAWLHKLQSVNPTDFMKLQPLIQAHTLDELQLTAIIDDQLVQCVDSVPNLSGHTVDKFKVGEPLDEGGMSVVYLAERQNKTFDQSVVIKFFRRSLHKLLDRSTMFNEAKMLARLNHPNIVKVIDGGSYQGVNYLVMERIEGRKLNEFLAQTPYSKKQRLELFLKICSAISHAHKHQTLHADLKPENILVEAYGTPKVIDFNMIQRDDQGSRESSIIALSHRYAAPEQKKGDYLTNSADIYSLGVILKELLSGVDAQDETNQKDELRLIIDKATQLDIGERYQYVEQFADDIRCYLAYQPTSLNRSFSKRLSLLCRRRPIVTTLSSLLVVSTFGFLALLLVANQKIEREKATVEKMLLELTAIFHYESRHPIVTKNIIDVAKKRLLSNPSLPEEIRHKLLLSDFIEPEQKPDSLINCDSSHSCKE, from the coding sequence ATGAGTTCTACTGAAAATACGACCTCTCTGTTTTACGATTATTTGGATGTTAATGACAAAGATGCTTGGTTACATAAGCTGCAATCTGTTAATCCTACCGACTTCATGAAGTTGCAACCTCTCATTCAGGCTCACACGCTCGATGAATTACAATTAACCGCCATCATTGATGATCAGCTTGTCCAATGCGTCGATTCTGTGCCTAATCTCTCAGGTCATACCGTCGACAAATTCAAAGTTGGCGAACCGCTAGATGAAGGTGGAATGAGTGTTGTCTATCTAGCAGAACGCCAAAACAAGACCTTTGATCAGTCCGTCGTGATTAAGTTTTTTCGACGTTCCCTACATAAGCTGCTTGACCGCTCTACCATGTTTAATGAAGCCAAAATGTTGGCTCGCCTCAATCATCCCAACATTGTTAAAGTGATAGATGGCGGCAGTTATCAGGGCGTCAACTATCTGGTCATGGAACGGATTGAAGGACGAAAGCTCAATGAGTTTTTAGCGCAAACGCCTTATAGTAAAAAACAACGTCTTGAGCTGTTTCTTAAGATCTGTTCTGCAATCAGTCACGCCCATAAGCACCAAACACTGCATGCTGACCTCAAGCCCGAAAACATACTAGTCGAAGCGTATGGAACGCCAAAAGTGATTGATTTCAATATGATTCAACGGGATGACCAAGGTTCTAGAGAATCGTCAATTATTGCTCTTAGTCACCGTTATGCCGCCCCCGAACAAAAAAAAGGAGACTATCTCACCAATTCAGCCGATATCTATTCCTTAGGCGTGATCTTAAAAGAGTTACTCAGTGGTGTTGATGCTCAGGATGAAACGAATCAAAAGGATGAACTTAGGTTAATCATAGATAAAGCCACTCAATTAGACATCGGTGAGCGCTATCAATATGTCGAACAGTTTGCCGACGATATCCGCTGTTATCTAGCGTATCAACCCACTTCGCTCAATCGTTCGTTTAGCAAACGCTTGAGTCTTTTATGCCGTCGACGACCAATCGTAACCACCCTCTCTTCACTATTGGTCGTTTCAACGTTTGGCTTTCTAGCATTACTACTTGTTGCCAATCAAAAAATTGAACGCGAAAAAGCGACCGTTGAGAAGATGTTACTCGAACTCACTGCCATTTTTCATTACGAAAGTCGTCACCCGATCGTCACCAAAAATATCATTGATGTCGCTAAGAAACGATTGCTTTCCAACCCCTCGTTACCTGAAGAAATTCGTCACAAGTTG
- a CDS encoding sterol desaturase family protein, with the protein MAWYDTLLSPLTFLVSAEKRIYWLYLVSSFLIAYWFSGTQLFRLKLWFNASSVVDVTWLFINQWLFKLLILPLMALQISYALSVNQWLVQTFGHGNFWKIDQALLMLLFSFSLFVVQDFFKFLVHFCFHKIPFLWRFHAVHHSATSMTPLTLYRIHPVEMCVNAARSLIVGASVTGLFLYLFENSLAVSQIIGVNVFIFAFNLCASNLRHSPVWLGFSKFEHLFVSPAQHQIHHSSQTKHFDKNFGSALAIWDKLFRCHVLSERQQVTEFGLDQSLVNRQTVK; encoded by the coding sequence ATGGCTTGGTATGACACGTTATTATCACCATTGACGTTTCTCGTGTCCGCCGAGAAGCGTATTTATTGGCTCTATCTAGTCAGCAGTTTCCTGATTGCATACTGGTTCTCAGGTACCCAATTATTCAGGCTGAAGTTATGGTTTAACGCATCAAGTGTCGTTGACGTAACTTGGCTATTCATCAATCAATGGCTTTTCAAGTTACTCATCTTGCCCTTGATGGCACTTCAAATCAGCTACGCCCTATCGGTCAATCAATGGTTGGTGCAAACTTTCGGCCATGGCAATTTCTGGAAAATTGATCAGGCACTGTTAATGTTGCTGTTTTCATTTTCCTTATTTGTAGTACAAGATTTTTTTAAATTCCTTGTCCATTTCTGTTTCCATAAGATCCCATTTCTATGGCGCTTTCACGCGGTTCATCACAGTGCAACCAGTATGACCCCGCTAACCTTGTACCGTATTCACCCTGTCGAAATGTGCGTTAATGCAGCTCGAAGTCTTATCGTTGGTGCCAGCGTTACTGGGCTATTTTTGTACCTTTTTGAGAACTCTCTTGCGGTGAGCCAAATCATAGGCGTCAATGTGTTCATCTTTGCCTTTAATCTTTGCGCCAGTAATTTAAGGCACAGCCCAGTTTGGCTCGGATTTTCCAAATTTGAACACCTTTTTGTTAGCCCCGCCCAGCATCAAATACATCACAGCAGTCAAACAAAGCATTTCGACAAAAACTTTGGTTCAGCATTAGCGATATGGGACAAACTTTTTCGTTGTCATGTCCTTAGTGAAAGGCAACAGGTGACGGAGTTTGGGTTAGATCAGTCTTTGGTTAATCGCCAAACCGTCAAATAA
- a CDS encoding imelysin family protein produces MITKKSMSAAVLSMTAIVGCTNETETKQVSPVTEQDVKANYINMAHAAYADSLTTALTLQQSIEALLAKPTEQNLENAKAAYKLARVPYQQSEIMRWDTDITLEAGLDKDGGLVSVDEWEGQVNAWPLDEQAIDYVQGNANAGIINQVNGPAITAQYLIDQNGVGGEANVTTGYHAIEFLLWGQDLNGTNPGAGERSVNDFQTDASGQCSASNCDRRRQYLSVATQLVVDDLKAMTAEWTEKAVMTEGTLANNFNNSEDGIRYILFAMKAMATDELASARMNEGLEGVDPEQEHDCFSDLSHVAIYYNHQSVRNAFYGRYEKLDGSVVSGASVSDLIKQKSPVLYKQFDDALNSIETNMRVVYDAGEQANPIRFDQIIGQDENGKEKQAALAAVYELVELTSAFASVEELLSIQPLTLDGSGD; encoded by the coding sequence ATGATTACAAAAAAATCTATGTCGGCTGCGGTTTTATCAATGACCGCCATCGTCGGGTGCACTAACGAGACTGAAACCAAGCAAGTAAGTCCTGTGACAGAGCAAGATGTAAAAGCAAACTACATCAACATGGCACATGCGGCTTATGCGGATTCACTGACGACAGCGCTGACATTACAACAATCTATCGAAGCACTTTTAGCGAAACCGACAGAGCAAAATTTAGAGAATGCCAAAGCCGCTTATAAGCTGGCGAGAGTGCCTTATCAGCAGTCTGAAATTATGCGTTGGGATACCGATATTACGCTTGAAGCAGGGTTAGACAAAGACGGTGGATTAGTCAGTGTTGATGAGTGGGAAGGGCAAGTCAATGCGTGGCCACTCGATGAACAAGCGATTGATTATGTTCAAGGCAACGCGAATGCGGGCATCATCAACCAAGTAAATGGTCCAGCAATTACAGCGCAATACTTGATTGATCAAAATGGTGTTGGTGGTGAAGCCAATGTTACCACTGGTTATCATGCCATTGAGTTCCTTTTATGGGGCCAGGATTTGAACGGAACCAACCCAGGGGCTGGCGAACGCAGTGTCAATGATTTCCAAACAGACGCTAGCGGTCAATGCAGTGCGTCTAATTGTGACCGTCGTCGTCAATACCTTAGTGTTGCAACCCAACTTGTCGTTGATGACCTGAAAGCGATGACAGCCGAATGGACAGAAAAAGCGGTGATGACAGAAGGGACACTGGCGAATAACTTCAATAACTCAGAAGATGGCATCCGTTACATCTTATTCGCAATGAAAGCGATGGCGACTGACGAACTGGCTTCTGCGCGAATGAATGAAGGCCTAGAAGGTGTCGATCCAGAACAAGAGCATGATTGCTTTAGTGACTTAAGCCATGTTGCTATTTATTACAACCACCAAAGTGTACGTAACGCTTTTTACGGCCGTTATGAAAAACTGGACGGTTCTGTTGTCTCTGGTGCCAGTGTCTCTGACCTAATCAAGCAAAAAAGCCCAGTTCTTTACAAGCAGTTTGATGACGCGTTGAACAGCATCGAGACAAATATGAGAGTGGTTTATGATGCAGGTGAACAAGCAAACCCAATTCGCTTTGACCAGATTATTGGTCAAGATGAAAATGGTAAAGAGAAGCAAGCAGCATTGGCCGCGGTTTACGAGCTTGTTGAATTGACTTCAGCGTTTGCATCAGTAGAAGAGTTGCTTTCTATCCAGCCGTTAACGCTTGATGGAAGTGGCGACTAA
- a CDS encoding di-heme oxidoredictase family protein yields MTKIVFSFIGLFSTCVMTNDIDQQQHLSAGETSVKSVHASAFSQPSANLTAGRNILKFHGGNKFFEEPWAQAVGSVSSQDGLGPLFNNNACQDCHIRDGRGHASKAEKGVRGTDFNSMLLRASKSDITQDQKDAINQSLMANVPDTCIGGQLQHQSNFGIVKEASQAVSYQYYHVEFSDGESVELRRPTWHVKAHGCEINNDTVLSARVAPQMIGLGLLALIDDAQILAQQDIEDKDNNGISGRANFVWSVDDDAVALGRFGWKAGQPTIRQQTAGAFLGDMGLTTELFTTENCMPHQKDCLAAPSGNGDMTGEYSHEVSSKVLEKVVFYSSHLSVPERRNAYDEKVLAGKALFNDIGCHQCHTESYTTQQSKEFPELSGQKIYPYTDMLLHDMGLELTDFDKHSEFVQGDIQVEFLAQANEWRTAPLWGLGLAQTVDPNATFLHDGRARTIMEAVLWHGGEASTQQQAVLQLDKAQRESLIAFLNDL; encoded by the coding sequence ATGACTAAAATAGTATTCTCGTTCATTGGCCTGTTTTCCACTTGCGTCATGACGAATGACATTGATCAACAGCAGCACCTGTCTGCTGGAGAGACCTCAGTAAAATCTGTTCATGCCTCTGCATTCTCTCAACCGTCAGCGAATTTAACCGCTGGTAGAAATATTCTAAAATTCCACGGCGGCAACAAATTCTTTGAAGAGCCTTGGGCGCAAGCCGTTGGTTCCGTTAGCTCACAAGATGGTCTCGGCCCACTATTTAACAATAACGCCTGCCAAGATTGTCATATTCGTGATGGACGAGGCCATGCATCTAAAGCAGAAAAAGGCGTGCGTGGTACCGATTTTAACAGCATGTTGTTACGTGCATCGAAAAGTGACATTACTCAAGATCAAAAAGACGCGATCAACCAGTCGTTGATGGCCAATGTTCCTGACACTTGTATCGGCGGTCAGCTTCAGCATCAATCAAATTTTGGGATAGTAAAAGAAGCAAGCCAAGCCGTCAGCTACCAATATTACCATGTCGAGTTTAGTGATGGTGAAAGCGTGGAATTACGCCGCCCAACATGGCATGTCAAAGCGCATGGTTGCGAAATCAATAACGATACCGTGTTATCTGCTCGTGTGGCCCCTCAGATGATCGGTTTAGGTTTACTCGCATTGATCGATGACGCTCAGATCCTCGCTCAGCAAGATATTGAAGATAAAGATAATAATGGCATTTCTGGCCGAGCAAACTTTGTGTGGTCGGTTGACGATGATGCGGTTGCTTTGGGACGCTTTGGTTGGAAAGCGGGTCAGCCAACCATTCGACAACAAACCGCTGGCGCGTTCTTAGGGGATATGGGGCTCACCACGGAGTTGTTTACGACTGAAAATTGCATGCCACATCAAAAAGATTGTTTGGCGGCACCGAGTGGAAATGGGGATATGACGGGCGAATACAGCCATGAAGTATCGTCAAAAGTGCTGGAAAAAGTGGTTTTCTACTCTAGTCATTTATCCGTCCCCGAGCGCCGTAACGCTTATGATGAAAAGGTATTGGCGGGCAAAGCACTCTTTAATGATATTGGTTGTCATCAATGCCATACCGAAAGTTATACGACACAACAATCAAAAGAGTTTCCAGAACTGTCCGGACAAAAGATTTACCCATATACCGATATGTTGCTGCATGACATGGGGCTAGAATTAACGGACTTTGATAAACACAGCGAGTTTGTTCAAGGGGATATTCAAGTTGAGTTCTTGGCACAAGCCAACGAATGGCGTACTGCACCTTTATGGGGGTTGGGTTTGGCGCAAACCGTGGATCCAAACGCAACCTTCTTACACGACGGCCGAGCGCGAACCATTATGGAAGCTGTTCTATGGCATGGTGGTGAGGCGAGCACTCAGCAACAAGCAGTATTGCAATTGGATAAAGCGCAAAGAGAAAGTTTGATCGCGTTCTTAAACGATTTGTAA
- a CDS encoding DMT family transporter, which produces MPSFSLTLIPVGVRFMLLSAFGFALMSACVKYISNYGIPVFEIVAARALVSLIISYLDVKRKGISVWGNNKPLLFVRGAVGTAALMCVYYAVTTLPLAEATILQYVHPIFTALLGVLFLKERIQQSTVICIAFCLAGLFVMVQPNISNEVSSDLPMLSILIALCGAFGSSIAYVIVRKLSQTEDSSVIIFYFPLVALPISTLLIWNHFVWPSLFLTVMLILVGIFTQIGQYGLTKAMQTQAAGKASAYSYIQIVFSALLGVWIFNEIPSVWTYLGGGLIVTGALINVFGKQILAPLTRKTRKVS; this is translated from the coding sequence ATGCCCTCTTTCTCTTTAACGCTTATCCCTGTTGGGGTTAGGTTTATGCTTCTTTCTGCATTTGGATTTGCGCTGATGTCCGCTTGCGTGAAGTACATCAGCAATTATGGCATTCCGGTATTTGAAATCGTTGCAGCTCGAGCATTAGTCTCTTTAATCATTAGTTATTTGGATGTAAAGCGAAAAGGCATTTCTGTATGGGGGAACAATAAGCCGCTGCTCTTTGTGCGTGGCGCGGTAGGAACCGCAGCATTGATGTGCGTGTATTATGCGGTTACAACGTTACCTTTAGCCGAAGCGACGATCTTGCAATACGTTCATCCTATATTTACTGCATTGCTCGGGGTTCTATTTCTCAAGGAACGTATTCAGCAATCAACCGTTATTTGTATCGCGTTCTGCTTGGCGGGTTTATTCGTCATGGTTCAACCTAACATCAGCAACGAAGTGTCAAGCGATCTACCAATGTTGAGCATTCTGATAGCATTATGCGGCGCGTTTGGCAGTTCTATCGCCTATGTAATCGTGAGAAAACTGAGTCAAACAGAAGACAGTTCGGTGATCATATTCTATTTCCCATTGGTCGCTTTGCCTATCTCGACTCTTCTTATCTGGAACCACTTTGTGTGGCCGAGTCTGTTTCTCACCGTCATGCTCATTTTAGTCGGTATCTTCACGCAAATAGGTCAATATGGCCTAACTAAAGCGATGCAAACCCAAGCAGCAGGAAAAGCGTCTGCCTATTCTTATATACAGATTGTATTTTCCGCACTCCTTGGGGTTTGGATATTTAACGAGATCCCTTCGGTGTGGACGTATTTAGGCGGTGGTTTGATTGTTACAGGGGCGCTAATCAACGTGTTTGGCAAACAGATTTTAGCCCCACTCACAAGAAAAACACGTAAAGTCTCATGA
- a CDS encoding isocitrate lyase — MSQITQDIEMIEVAKSAAGAPWDAINAESAARMRAQNKFKTGLDIAQYTADIMRADMATYDEDSSQYTQSLGCWHGFIGQQKLISIKKHFGGKTDRRYLYLSGWMVAALRSDFGPLPDQSMHEKTSVAGLVEELYTFLRQADARELGGLFRELDTAREAGDVDLQNRIQDKIDNHVTHVVPIIADIDAGFGNAEATYLMAKQMIEAGACCLQIENQVADEKQCGHQDGKVTVPHADFHAKLRALRYAFLELGIDNGIIVARTDSQGAGLTKEIAVVKEPGDQGDIYNSYLDVEEIDVADMAEGDVCFNRDGKLVRPKRLPSGLYQFREGTGEDRCVFDCIEAINAGADLLWIETEKPHIGQIKEMMDGVREVHPNAKLVYNNSPSFNWTLNFRQQAYDAMVAEGKDVSAYDRANLMSAEYDETELSASADDKIRTFQADASREAGIFHHLITLPTYHTAALSTDNLAKEYFGDQGMLGYVANVQRKEIRQGIACVKHQNMSGSDIGDDHKEYFAGENALKAAGEANTSNQFD; from the coding sequence ATGTCGCAAATTACACAAGATATCGAAATGATAGAAGTTGCAAAAAGCGCTGCAGGTGCTCCATGGGATGCAATCAATGCTGAATCTGCTGCTCGTATGCGAGCTCAAAACAAATTCAAAACAGGTCTGGATATTGCGCAATACACGGCTGATATCATGCGTGCAGACATGGCGACTTACGACGAAGACAGCTCTCAATACACCCAGTCTCTGGGTTGCTGGCATGGTTTCATCGGCCAACAAAAGCTGATTTCTATTAAAAAGCACTTTGGTGGCAAGACAGACCGTCGTTACCTATACCTTTCTGGTTGGATGGTTGCTGCACTTCGCTCTGACTTTGGTCCACTTCCAGACCAATCTATGCATGAGAAAACATCCGTTGCTGGCCTAGTAGAAGAGCTATACACCTTCCTACGCCAAGCCGATGCTCGTGAATTGGGTGGTTTATTCCGTGAATTGGATACAGCTCGTGAAGCAGGCGATGTGGATCTACAAAACCGTATCCAAGACAAAATCGACAACCACGTGACACACGTAGTACCAATCATTGCCGATATCGATGCTGGCTTCGGTAACGCAGAAGCGACTTACCTAATGGCTAAGCAGATGATTGAAGCGGGTGCTTGTTGTCTACAAATCGAAAACCAAGTAGCCGATGAGAAGCAATGTGGTCACCAAGACGGCAAAGTAACGGTTCCACACGCTGACTTCCACGCGAAGCTTCGTGCCCTTCGTTACGCATTCCTTGAACTAGGCATCGATAACGGCATCATTGTTGCTCGTACCGATTCACAAGGTGCTGGTCTAACAAAAGAAATCGCAGTAGTGAAAGAGCCTGGCGACCAAGGTGACATCTACAACTCATACCTAGATGTTGAAGAGATTGATGTTGCTGATATGGCTGAAGGTGATGTTTGCTTCAACCGTGACGGCAAGCTAGTTCGACCTAAGCGTCTACCTTCAGGCTTATACCAATTCCGCGAAGGTACCGGCGAAGATCGCTGTGTATTTGACTGTATCGAAGCCATCAACGCGGGTGCTGACCTACTTTGGATTGAGACTGAGAAGCCACACATTGGTCAAATCAAAGAGATGATGGACGGCGTACGTGAAGTACACCCTAATGCGAAACTGGTTTACAACAACTCTCCATCATTCAACTGGACGCTAAACTTCCGTCAGCAAGCTTACGATGCAATGGTAGCAGAAGGTAAAGATGTTTCAGCTTACGACCGTGCAAACCTAATGAGTGCGGAATACGATGAAACTGAACTGTCTGCAAGCGCTGACGATAAGATTCGCACATTCCAAGCGGATGCATCTCGTGAAGCGGGTATCTTCCACCACTTGATTACTCTACCGACTTACCACACTGCAGCGCTGTCTACTGACAACCTTGCAAAAGAGTACTTCGGCGACCAAGGCATGTTGGGTTACGTTGCGAATGTTCAACGTAAAGAGATCCGCCAAGGTATCGCATGTGTTAAACACCAAAACATGTCTGGTTCAGACATCGGTGATGATCACAAAGAATACTTCGCTGGTGAGAATGCACTAAAAGCCGCGGGTGAAGCGAATACGTCTAATCAGTTTGATTAA
- a CDS encoding LysR family transcriptional regulator: MNIARIDLNLLVYLDMLLRERNVTRAANQLGITQPAMSNGLRRLRDLFEDPLLVRTSEGMIPTERAHKLQPLIRNILANVEKTLQPTTEFNAEDSERVFRIMASDYAESTIIQPLLKKLSEIAPKIRLDIMTPSDVSYQDVEQGTVDIIINRFDDIPQSFHQMSLWHDGFSCLFSCDNPIADNFDILSYLKAQHIWVSKTGMGTGVGVNPSEAQKLGWIDEALIRIGKTRNITVFTRHYLSAILFAQQKNLILTIPTKAAQLQRNNPRLLIKPAPFAIEPFEVKMAWSPLLQTNPDHQWMRRLIKSVANEIESGVTE; encoded by the coding sequence ATGAATATTGCTCGTATAGACCTTAATTTGCTTGTGTATTTAGACATGTTGCTACGTGAAAGAAACGTTACACGAGCGGCAAATCAATTGGGTATTACTCAGCCAGCCATGAGTAATGGCCTTCGCCGATTGCGTGATCTGTTTGAGGATCCGCTATTAGTGAGAACAAGTGAAGGGATGATACCAACCGAACGAGCACATAAGTTGCAACCACTGATTCGAAACATCCTGGCCAATGTAGAAAAGACACTCCAACCGACCACAGAGTTTAATGCAGAAGACAGTGAACGCGTGTTTCGTATCATGGCGAGTGACTATGCGGAATCGACCATTATTCAGCCGTTATTAAAAAAGTTGAGCGAGATAGCACCGAAAATACGGCTGGATATCATGACGCCAAGTGATGTGAGCTATCAGGATGTGGAGCAGGGTACTGTTGATATAATTATCAACCGTTTTGACGATATTCCTCAGTCATTTCACCAGATGAGCCTTTGGCACGACGGGTTTTCTTGTCTATTTAGTTGTGACAACCCAATTGCAGACAACTTCGATATTCTGTCCTATTTAAAGGCGCAACATATCTGGGTAAGTAAGACGGGTATGGGTACGGGGGTGGGAGTAAATCCAAGTGAAGCACAAAAGCTCGGTTGGATAGATGAAGCCCTTATTCGTATCGGAAAAACACGCAATATTACGGTGTTTACTCGACATTACCTATCAGCCATTCTCTTCGCTCAACAGAAGAATCTGATCCTGACCATTCCAACCAAAGCCGCGCAACTGCAGCGAAATAATCCAAGGCTGTTGATCAAACCCGCTCCTTTTGCGATTGAACCGTTTGAAGTGAAAATGGCGTGGAGTCCATTATTACAAACCAATCCAGACCACCAGTGGATGCGTCGCTTGATTAAAAGTGTTGCCAATGAAATCGAGAGCGGAGTGACGGAATAA